CCGTCTCGCGCTCCTCGCCGTCACGGCCTCGTCCGCCATCGTCGTGCCCGCCGCCCCGGCCGCCGCGGCCCCGCCGCCCGGCGTTCCCGAGCCGCGCCCGCGGGTGAACGCCGCGCCGCCCGGAGAGATCACGAACGTGGCGCACCGCGGCGCGTCGGCGTACGCGCCGGAGAACACGCTCGCGGCCGTCCGGCTCGCGGGGGCGCAGCGCGCGGACATGTTCGAGATCGACGTCCAGCAGACCAAGGACAACAAGCTCGTCCTCATGCACGACACCACGCTCGCCCGGACGACGAACGTCGAGGAGGTGTATCCGAACCGGGCGCCTTGGCGGGTGTCCGACTTCACCTTGGCCGAGATCAAGCGGCTGGACGCGGGCTCCTGGTTCGGGACGAGGTACAGGGACGAACGGGTTCCGACGCTCGACGAAGTGCTCAAGGCCATGGACGGTCAGGGACTGGGGATGCTCCTAGAGGTCAAGAGCCCTTCGCTGTACCCGGGCATAGAGAAGCGCATAGCGGCGGCTCTGAAGCGTGCTCCGTCGTGGCTTCGGCCCGACCCGAAGAAGCGGCGCCTGGTCGTCCAGTCGTTCGACTGGGACTCCGTCCGCCGCTTCCACCAGGAGATGCCGCAGGTGCCGGTGGGGCTCATCGGTAAGGCGAAGGCTCGGGACCTGCCTGGCCTCGGCGCGTGGGCCGACCAGCTCAATCCCACGTTCAGCGACCTGACCGCGTCCTACGTCAACAGGGTGCATGCCGCCCGTATGGAAGTTCTCACCT
The sequence above is drawn from the Actinomadura hallensis genome and encodes:
- a CDS encoding glycerophosphodiester phosphodiesterase, producing the protein MHRRIRLALLAVTASSAIVVPAAPAAAAPPPGVPEPRPRVNAAPPGEITNVAHRGASAYAPENTLAAVRLAGAQRADMFEIDVQQTKDNKLVLMHDTTLARTTNVEEVYPNRAPWRVSDFTLAEIKRLDAGSWFGTRYRDERVPTLDEVLKAMDGQGLGMLLEVKSPSLYPGIEKRIAAALKRAPSWLRPDPKKRRLVVQSFDWDSVRRFHQEMPQVPVGLIGKAKARDLPGLGAWADQLNPTFSDLTASYVNRVHAARMEVLTWTLDDAGDMRKAVQLGVDGIITNRPDVLRGVLQTTGARSAA